GGCGGCCTTGCGCGCCGGCACCCTGCCCTTCCCCGAAGGCGAGGGCCTCGGCGCCCTCGCTCGCGCCATTGCGGCACACCTTGCCGCGCAGGCCCAACCCAGCCTGCGCCCGGTCTTCAACCTCACCGGCACGGTGCTGCACACCAATCTCGGCCGCGCCTTGCTGGCGGAGGAGGCCGTGGAAGCCGCCACCCGCGCCATGCGGCAGGCGGTGACGCTGGAATTCGCCCTCGATGGCGGCAAGCGCGGCGAGCGGGACGACCATGTGCGCGGCCTGCTGTGCGACCTCACGGGCGCGGAGGATGCGACCGTCGTCAACAACAATGCCGCCGCCGTGCTGCTGGTGCTGAACACCCTCGCGCAGGGCAAGGACAGCATCGTCTCGCGCGGCGAGCTGATCGAGATTGGCGGCGCCTTCCGCATGCCCGACATCATGGCGCGGGCCGGCACGCGCCTTGTGGAAGTGGGCACCACCAACCGCACCCATGCCCGCGACTATGAGGGCGCGCTCGGCGCCGAAACCGGCCTCGTGGTGAAGGTGCACACCTCCAATTACCGCATCCAGGGCTTCACCAAGGAAGTCCCCGCCCGGGAACTCTCCGCCATCGCCCACAAAGCGGGCGTGCCGCTGTTCAATGACCTCGGCTCCGGCACGCTCATTGATCTGGCCGACCATGGCCTGCTGCACGAGCCCACCGTGCGCGAATGCGTGGCGGAGGGGGCGGATATCGTCACCTTCTCCGGCGACAAGCTGCTGGGCGGGCCGCAGACCGGCTTCATTGTCGGCCGGCGCGATCTCATCGCGCGCATCAACAAGAATCCCATGAAGCGGGCGCTGCGGGTGGACAAGATCCGCCTCGCCGCCCTGGAGGCGACGCTGAAACTCTATCAGGATCCCGACCGGCTGGCCGCCCGCTTGCCGACACTCCGCCTTCTCGCCCGCACCCCCGCTGAAATGGCGCCTTTGGCCGCGCGCCTCGTACCGGCCCTCGCCGAGCAGCTGGGGCCGGCCTTCACCGTGACCACCCGGCCCTGCCGCAGCCAGATCGGCTCCGGGGCGCTGCCGCTGGAAACCCTCGACAGCCTCGCGCTCGCGCTCGCGCCAGTGGATGGCTCCGGCCGCAAGCTGGACGCCCTCGCCACCCGCCTGCGCGCCCTTCCGGTGCCCGTTATCGGCCGCATGGAAGATGGAGCCCTCCTCCTCGACTTGCGGTGCCTGGAGGACGAAGCCGGTTTCCTTGCCACCTTCGCCGCCTGGGAGGATCGCCATGGGCTGGCTTGATCGCCTCCTCGGTCGCAAATCCGCCGACACCAAGCCGGACGACAAGCCGGTCGACCTCACCGACCAGGACGCCGCCATGGCCCGCGCGCTGGAAGCCGCGCGCACCGGAGACTATGACACCGCCCTCGATGTGTGGGAAAAGCTCGCCCGCATGGGCAATGCCCGCGCCGCCAACAATATCGGCGCCTGCTTCTCCGAAGGCTACGGCATCGAGAAGGACATGGAGCTGGCCCGCCGCTGGCTCGCCGCCTCCGCCCAGGCGGGCGACCCCGTGGGCCAGCGCAACCTCGCCACCCTCTATTTCAAGGGCGAGGGCGTGCCGCAGGACTATGCCCATGCCGCCGAGCTTTATCGCTCCGCCGCCGTGCAGGGCGATGGGCCGGCGCAGGATATGCTCAGCTGGATGCTGCTGGAAGGCGAGGTCATGCCCACCGATCCCCGCGAGGCGCGGCGCTGGGCGCTGGCCGCCGCCGAGCAGGGCATCGCCACCGCCATGACACGCTTGGGCATGATGGCCCACAATGCGCTGGCCACCACGCGCGACCCGATGGAAGCCGCCCGCTGGTGGCGCATGGGCGCCGAGCGGGGCGATGCGGATGGGCAGGCCATGCTGGGCGCCGCCTATCATCTGGGCGCCGGCGTTCCGCGCGATCCGGTGGCCGCCTATGAATGGCTTTTGCGGGCGGAAGCCGCCGGCAGCGGCCTCGCCGCCCCCTTCCTGGAGCCCGTGCGCGGCGCGCTGACCGCCGAGGGCGCCGCCGAGGCGGTACGCCGCGCCAAGCAGCCTCTGCCCGCCCCGCAGGTGGAGACCGCCGGCGCATGATTATCGGGACGGCCGGCCATATCGACCACGGCAAGAGCGCGCTGGTGCGCGCGCTGACCGGCGTTGAGACCGACCGCCTGAAGGAGGAGAAGGCCCGGGGCATCTCCATCGACCTGGGCTTTGCCTATCTGCCGGTGGAGGGTGTGGGCACGCTCGGCTTCATCGACGTGCCCGGCCATGAGCGCTTCGTCCACACCATGCTGGCGGGCGCCACCGGCATTGATTTCGTGCTGCTGGTGGTGGCCGCCGATGACGGCCTGATGCCGCAGACCCGCGAGCATCTGGCCATTTTGGACCTGCTCGGCCTCGACCGGGGCCTTGTGGCCCTCACCAAGTCCGACCTGGTGGACGACGAGCGGTTGGGTCAGGTCACGGCCGAGATTGAAGGCGCGCTCGCCGGCACCAGCCTGGAGGGCGCCCCCATTCTCCCCGTCTCGGCGGTGACCGGCGCGGGGGTGGAGGCGGTGCGCGCCCATCTGGTGGAAGCGACCCGGCACGCGGCGGACCGTGCTGCCGACGGGCGGTTCCGCCTCGCCGTGGACCGCTCCTTCACCCTGGCCGGCGCCGGCACGGTGGTGACAGGGACGGTGCTCTCCGGGACGGTGAAAGTGGGTGACAGGGTGGTGGTGAGCCCCACCGGCCTCGAAGCCCGCGTGCGCTCCATCCGGGCGCAGGACACCCCGGCGCAGGAAGGCCGAGCCGGCGACCGCTGCGGCCTCAACCTTGCGGGCGAAGCCATCGCCAAGGAGGCCATCGTCCGGGGCGACGTGATTGTTGATGCCACCCTCCACGCCCCCGCCGACCATCTGGACGCCACGCTGAAGGTGCTGCCCGGCGAGCTGAAGCCCGTGGGCCAGTGGTTCCCGGTGCGTCTCCATACCGCCTCGGTGGATGTGGCCGCCCGCGTGGTGCTGCTGGGCGATCCCATTGCCCCCGGTGCCAGCGGCCTGGTGCAGCTGGTCACCGAGCGCCCCATCGCGGCCGCCGCTGGTGACCGTTTCGTGATCCGCGACACCTCGGCCCAGCGCACCGTGGGCGGCGGCCGCTTCCTGGATCTGCGCGGCCCCGCCCGCAAGCGCCGCACGCCCGAGCGCCTCACCCAGCTCGCCGCCCACGCCCTCACCGACCCCGCCGCGGCGGTGGCCGCCCTGCTGGCGACTCCGCCTTACCTCCTGGACCTGGCCGCCTTCACCCGCGACCGGGCGCTCAGCGCCAGCGCCGCCGACGTCCTCGTCGCCACCCTCGGCCTCGTGCCGCTCACCGCCGACGGCCTGGTGGTGGCCCCCGCCACCTGGACCGCCGTGCGGGAGGCGACGCTGGCTACCCTCGACGCCTTCCACCTCGCCCATCCCGACCTGCCGGGCATCGGCCAGGAGAAACTGCGCCTCCAGATCGAGCCCCGCCTGCCCGCCCCCGCCTTCGGCGCCGCGCTCCGCCGGCTCATGGCCGACCATCTGGTGAGCCTGGATGGGGCCTGGGTGCGCCGCGCCGGCTTCGAGGTGCGCCTCACCCCCAAGGACGAAGCCCTGTGGGCGGCGGTCGCCCCCCTCATCGGCGGCCCCGAGCGCTTCCGTCCGCCCCGGGTCCGCGACCTCGCCGCCGCTCTCGCAGAAGCCGAGCTGGACATGCGGCGCATGCTGCGTCTGCTCGGCCGGATGGGCCGCGTGGACGAGATCGCGCACGACCATTTCTTCCTCCGAGGAACAACGGCGGAGATGGTGGACATTCTGGTGCGCCTAAGCCGAGATCACGGGGAGTTCAGCGCTGCTCAGTTTCGCGACCAAGTGGAAAATGGCCGAAAAGTGGCCATCCAGATCCTGGAGTTTTTCGATCGCCACGGGGTGACCCTGCGCCGTGGAGATCTGCGCCGAATCAATCGCCACCGGCTGGACCTCTTCCGCACGCCAGGAGATGATGGGCCGGCGAAGGGTCAGCCCAGCGACGATGATACCGCGCCGCAAGGCGTTGTGGTTGCGCCGATTTCGGCTCCGGCCGATGGAAGAGAAGCGTCCCTGGTGGGGCGTCCGGACTTCAAATCCGGGAGGGGCCGCGAGCCGGTCCTTGGTGGGTTCGACTCCCACTCTCTTCCGCCATCCCCCGCCCCCGCAAGGAAGCGCTGACACCCTACTAAGTCTTTGACTGGAAAGGCCGAAATGACCCGCGCCACAGACTTCCTGGCCGCGCTTGCCGGCCGTGCCCAAGAGGCTGATGCGGCAGAAGGCCGGTTCCGGGCCGAGATGGAGGCCCGGGCTGCCGCCCTCGCCCACGCCCGCGCCGAGGCCCATCGCCGAGCCAACTTCCTGCGCCTGGTGGCGACATCAGCGGCCTCAGCCGAGAGCCCAGAAGCCGCTGAAATCGCAGCGCTTTCCCTGATCCGCAATCGCTTCGGCTGGGACCAGGAGACGCCCGCCCGCGCCGAAGTCCTGACCCAATTCGCCCCCCTCGCCCGCGCCTTGCACGCGGCTGCCCAGGCTGAGGCGGGGGGCGAGAATGAGGACCTCAACGATCCCGCCAAAGCATTGGCGGACTTCGAGAATTGGTACGCCGAGACGCGCGAGAGCAGCTTCTGGGACCTGTTTGAACACTATATGCCGGAGACGCCCCGTGTCGATTTCTAAGGGCCGGTCCAGCCGCCGCAAGCGGTCGTCGGAAAGCGACTTCGAGGACTGGCTGCACGTGGAGTTCGCTGCCCGCGACGCCTTCACCGCGTTGATTCTACTGGTGAAAATTACCGAACCGAAAATCACCCCGCTCGCCTCCACCTTCCTCAACGTGCTCGGCGACGACGTCACCTGGCCCCAGATGGCCGCCCTCCTGGCCGGCTCCGGGCACGCCTGGGACGGCGCCGCCTTCATCCCCGTAGACGGCCCCCTCCCCAACCCCGAAGCCCGCAGCCAGCTCCGGGCCCTGGAAGCGCGGGTGCGGGAGGATCGATTGGTGCTGAACGAGGGCCAGCTGTTCGACCTGTGGGGCCGGCGGCTGATGGTGGAGAAAGTCCCCACCCAATAGAGCATGCGCCGATCAGATGGCATCGCCATCTGATCGGATCACGCATTCTCTATCAATGGGTTAGAGGACGATTCACCCATCAGATTGATTCAATCTGATGGCATCGCCTTCTAGCATAAGCCATTATAATTTAATAAGTTTGGGACATTCTTCAGCGGATGGGAAAGTCGAAATAAGTGTCGGGGAACGGCTCGCCCCGCAAGGTGAAGTGCCACCATTCCATGTGAAAGGGGTCGAAGTCGTGCCGCCCCATCACGTCAGCGAGGAAATCGCGATTTCCCTTCTGTTCCGCCGTGACATCCGGGGAATCGGGCCATGATCTCTCGCTGAACAGGTCGAACGGCGTTCCCATATCCAGCGGCGCGCCCGTCTTCAGATCCGCCAAGGTGAGATCGAGGGTCGACCCCCGCGAATGCCCCGACCGGGCGGCGATATAACCCAGCGCGAAAAGGTCGGCCTTGCGGAGGTCCGGATAGTACTCCGCCCGCGTCCGGAGATCGGCCGCATCCGCCGCCCAGCGCGCAAAGTGAGCAACGGCGCGGGCTGGGCGATAGCAATCATAGATTAGAAGGGACAAACCCTCCCGCTCCAAAGCCCGTGCCACGTCCGAAAGCGCCTCGCAAGCGGGGCGGGTGAGGAAGCAGCGGGGCGCCTCGTAGCCGTCAATGCGCGCACCGACGAAATTGTCCGTGCCGTGATAGCGGACATCGAATCGCGCCCGCTCCAGCACCTCGCCCACATCTCGGAACTCCGCCGGAGGTGCATCGAGAACCACTGCGCTCGCAAGGGCTTGCGGCTCACGGGCCGTCTCTTCGCTCGCGCTCATTCGCCTGCTCCCGGATCAGATGCACCGAGCCTAGAGCATTTGCGCGTGGCGAGGGAACCAGCTTGCACCATACATATGCATGAAAACAAAGAGATGCTGCGCCGCAACGTGTCCATGAAAGGCAGAAGCGGCATGGAGACACGCGAACGATCTGTCAGCCCAGACCGCTTCAGCTTGGAAACGCCACCGCCCTCTGTCTTCTTGTTTTAACGCATCTCCGTCACGCGAACCGGCGCCCACTTCGCTCTGGACCTGCTCTAGCCGACCCAGAGGTCTGACCGAAAGGCCAGAAGATGCACACTGCGCACCGGATCTTGCGGCCGCGGACGGGGATCCTGCAAGGGCTGGGGGGTCGGCTCAGGCTCGCGGCGTGGCTCGCGGGACGGATCTCCCTCCGGCAGCGGGGGCAGGCCGGGCGTGTTGGGTTCCGGCGGCAGCGGAGGATCCTCCAAGGGCGCCGGCGGCGGCACGGGAACCTCGGGCGGGCGGATCGGGTCATTGCCTGGAATGGAGGCAGCCAGGCGGAAATGGGGTGTGGCGATCACAGACGTGCCTCCGGGCTGATCGGGAATGGGGTCTGGCGCAGGCGCCGGACACTCTCAAGTCAGCACCAACGCGCCATGGCCCGAGAGGTTCCGGGCGTCAGGTAAAGCCGGCGCTTCTTCTTGCCGACGACGGACAAAACTGCCGGACCACTTGAATTTCCGCAGAGGATTGCCCGCCGTTGCGCTGCGGGCAAAAAGAAAAATGCCGGACCTCTTTCGAGGCCCGGCAAGTATCGCCGCAGAGCGGCGAACCTTCCAGAGGGGAACAGCTGCTGCACCGCACAAGGTGCAAGCAGCGCATCAACACAATGCCCTCACCTTAGGCATAATGCAATGCGAAATGACCGCATGTCAGGCATGACCCGAACGCTTAGCTCTGTGCGGTGCAAAACCGCCGTTCGGCGCCCCGCTGACACAAATCAGTAATTCCAGCGCTGCGCCTTGGAAATGAGGAAGTCTCGGAAGACCTGGATGCGGGCAACCGAGCGCATTTCCTGAGCATAGGTGAAATATGCCTCCAACTTAGGCGTCTCCCGATCCGTAAACAGCTGGACCAGGGAGGAGGCATCATCCGTCAGGTAGTCCGGCAGCGTGCCGATGCCGACACCGCGCTCCACCGCCCGACGCAGGCCGAGCACCGAATTCACCTCGAAGGCCGGCACACGCGGCGCCCCGCCATCGCGCCCGGCATGCTCCAGCCAGTTCAGGCCCTGGAAATAGCTCGGGATCGGCCCGCCCAGCAAAAGGATCCGGTGCTTGTCCAGCTCGTCCACGCCGCGGGGATGTCCGTGCCGCTTGATATAGTCGGCCGAGGCATAGGCATGGAAATGCACGGTGAAGAGCTTGCGCTGCACCAGGTCCGGCTGAACCGGCTGGCGCATGCGGATGGCCACGTCCGCCTCGCGCATGGCCAAGTCCAGCTCCTCGTCGGTGAGGATCAGCTGGATGCGGATGTCCGGGTAGAGTTCCACGAACTCGCCCACCCGCGCGGTGAGCCAATGGGTACCAAGGCCGACCGTGGTGGTCACCCTGAGCTCGCCATTGGGTTTTTCCCGGCTGTCGGTGAGCTGGGCCCGGGCCGATTCGAGCTTGAGGAAGACCTCGTGCGCCGTGCGGTAGAGCAGTTCACCCTGCTCGGTGAGAATGAGGCCGCGGGCATGGCGATGAAAGAGCGGAACCTTCAGTTCCTGCTCCAGGGCAGAGACCTGCCGGCTCACCGCCGATTGCGAGAGCCCCAGCGTCTCACCCGCATGGGTGAAGGAGCCCGCCTCGGCCGCGACATGGAAAACCTTAAGCTTGTCCCAATCCATCCTGGCGTGCCCCCTGGGCCCGGGACAGCACGCCATCTTGCGGCGCCCGGATCTGTCTTTTCAAAAACCAAAATGGTCCGCACCGCCGCTGAGCCGCGGCGCGGCCCAAACCTTTATTCCGCGGCGGCCTGCACCTCTTGCGCGGCAAGGAAACGCTCGACCTCGAGCGCCGCCATGCAGCCGCGCCCGGCGGCTGTAACCGCTTGGCGGAACACGTCATCGGCCACGTCTCCGGCGGCGAAAAGGCCGGGTACCGACGTCGCAGTGGAATCCGGTTCGGTCCACACATAGCCGTTGGACTTGAGCTGAACCTGACCTTCCACGAGGCTGGTGGCCGGCGCATGGCCAATGGCAACGAACACGCCGTCCGTCGGCAACTCGCTCAGGGCGCCCGTGCGCACGTCGCGCAGCCGCACGCCGGTGACGCGGGGCGGTTCGGCCTCGCCGAGAATCTCGGCGACTTCCGCATGCCACACCAAACTCACCTTGGGATTGGCGAACAGCCGATCCTGCAGAATGCGTTCGGAGCGCAGCTTGTCGCGGCGATGCACCAAGGTGACCCGGGAGGCAAAATTGGTGAGGAACAGAGCCTCCTCGACCGCGGTGTTGCCGCCGCCCACCACCACCACATGCTTGCCGCGATAGAAGAAGCCGTCGCAGGTGGCGCAGGCGGACACGCCGCCGCCCCGGAACGTCTCCTCGGATGGCAGCCCGAGCCAGCGGGCCTGCGCGCCGGTGCACAGGATGACCGTCTCTGCCACATAGACCTGGCCCGAATCGGTGGTGAGGCGGAACGGGCGCCGGGAGAGATCCAGGGCGTTCACATGGTCGGAGACGATGCGGGTGCCCACATGCTCCGCCTGGGCGCGCATTTGGTCCATGAGCCAGGGGCCCTGGATCACATCCGCGAAACCGGGGTAGTTTTCCACATCCGTGGTGATGGTGAGCTGGCCGCCGGGCTGGATGCCCTCGATCAGGACGGGCTCAAGCATGGCTCGCGCCGCATAGATGGCAGCCGTATAGCCGGCCGGTCCAGAGCCGATGATGACGACCTTTACATGTTGGGCAGGCATGAAAACCTCGAAACGACAGGCGTCGCGCCAGGCGGTTTCCGTGCGTCGGAATGTCCGACGCTTCCGCTCCGAGCCGGCTACGAGCCATGCGTCAATGTAGGGTCTGGCACGCACCATCACAAGGCGAGAGGTTCACGCAAGGGTGCGGGCGCGATCACGAAATATTATTTCGTTGCACTGCCGAAAGCCTGCACTAAGGTGCCGACGCTTTCCGCGGGAGGACCACCTTGACCATTCATCTCGATGCCGTGGACTGGAAGATCCTGTCCGAGCTCCAGCTGGACGGCCGGATGACCAATGTGGAGCTGTCTCGCCGGGTCGGCATCTCGGCCCCACCTTGCCTGCGGCGCGTCCGGGCGCTGGAGGAGGAGGGCATCATCCAGGGCTACCGGGCGCTGCTCGACGAGAAACGCCTTGGCTATGACCTGATGTCTTTCGCCATGGTGCACCTCATTAGCCAAGCGGAGGCGGACCTGACGGCCTTCCAGGCACGCATCGACAGCTGGCCGCTGGTCCGCGGCGCATGGATGCTCTCGGGCGACGTGGACTTCCTGATGCTGTGCGTGGCGCCGGACCTGCGGACCTTCCAAAACTTCGTGCTGGAAATCACCGCCGCGCCCAATGTGCGCAACGTCAAGACGGCGCTATCGCTGGGGCAAACGAAGAATGCGCCCATCGTCCCGCTGGTGCCGGAAACGGCAAAGGCGGCGCCCTCGCGCTAAGGTCTGAGCCAGGTGCGCCTCCCCCAACCGAAGGCCGGCCGGCGGATGACACCCGCCGGCGGCCAAACAGGCTTCAGATCAGACCCAGCGGACCGATACGATCTCGAATGACCGGGGCCCCTTCGGGGTCACCACCTCGACGCTGGCCCCCTTGCTCTTCCCAATCAGCGCGCGCGCCACGGGAGACGAGATGGAGATCCGTCCCGCTTTGGCATCGGCTTCGCTGTCGCCGACGATCTGCCAGACCTTCTCCTCTTCCGTGTCCTCGTCCACCAAGGTCACGGTCGCGCCGAACTTCACCGTATCGCCCGACAGCTTGCTGACGTCGATGACCTCGGCGCGCGAGAGCTTATCCTCCAGCTCGGCGATGCGACCCTCGTTTAGGGATTGCTGCTCCTTCGCCGCGTGATATTCCGCATTTTCTGACAGGTCGCCGTGCGCCCGCGCCTCGGAGATGGCGTTGATGATGCGCGGACGCTCCACCTGCTGGCGATGCCGCAATTCGTTTTCCAGGGCAACGTAGCCGTGCCCCGTCATGGGAATCTTCTCCATGGGTCCTGCTCGAGACCTCCTCGCACCGCCGCCCCGCCTGGGGCGGCGTTGAATGATGGTGGCGGGCCTCCCGTAGAAGCGAGGGCGCCAACCGACATTTCAAACGGAACAAAGCGACCCCGCACCTCCCGCCAAGGTCGCCGCCTTTCAGCCAGCGCCTGACGGGCGGCGCGACGCCGCTCGATCGTCCCATGCTATCGGCCGCGTTCCGCGGCCGCCCTGCGCCGGCAGTCTGCCGAATGGGTCGTTCCATTCAGCATGTAGCCGGCAACCTTCATAACCACATGACAGCCTTGAATCGTCCCGCGCGGACTGTCTTCATCTGCGCGGAACGAACTCCGGCCGGGGAATGCCTGTTCCCGGCCACAGTCCTGGATGTCAGCCCGCCCGGCTTACGCCCGGCGCCTGTGTGCCATCGAAATAGCTCTGCAGGGCGCGGACCTTCAGGTCGCCGCCC
This genomic interval from Aquabacter sp. L1I39 contains the following:
- a CDS encoding Lrp/AsnC family transcriptional regulator; amino-acid sequence: MTIHLDAVDWKILSELQLDGRMTNVELSRRVGISAPPCLRRVRALEEEGIIQGYRALLDEKRLGYDLMSFAMVHLISQAEADLTAFQARIDSWPLVRGAWMLSGDVDFLMLCVAPDLRTFQNFVLEITAAPNVRNVKTALSLGQTKNAPIVPLVPETAKAAPSR
- the selA gene encoding L-seryl-tRNA(Sec) selenium transferase, which codes for MTELKPALAGALRALPSVDQLLSAAPEAVARHGRAPVVAAARAALDAARAALRAGTLPFPEGEGLGALARAIAAHLAAQAQPSLRPVFNLTGTVLHTNLGRALLAEEAVEAATRAMRQAVTLEFALDGGKRGERDDHVRGLLCDLTGAEDATVVNNNAAAVLLVLNTLAQGKDSIVSRGELIEIGGAFRMPDIMARAGTRLVEVGTTNRTHARDYEGALGAETGLVVKVHTSNYRIQGFTKEVPARELSAIAHKAGVPLFNDLGSGTLIDLADHGLLHEPTVRECVAEGADIVTFSGDKLLGGPQTGFIVGRRDLIARINKNPMKRALRVDKIRLAALEATLKLYQDPDRLAARLPTLRLLARTPAEMAPLAARLVPALAEQLGPAFTVTTRPCRSQIGSGALPLETLDSLALALAPVDGSGRKLDALATRLRALPVPVIGRMEDGALLLDLRCLEDEAGFLATFAAWEDRHGLA
- a CDS encoding M15 family metallopeptidase, with amino-acid sequence MSASEETAREPQALASAVVLDAPPAEFRDVGEVLERARFDVRYHGTDNFVGARIDGYEAPRCFLTRPACEALSDVARALEREGLSLLIYDCYRPARAVAHFARWAADAADLRTRAEYYPDLRKADLFALGYIAARSGHSRGSTLDLTLADLKTGAPLDMGTPFDLFSERSWPDSPDVTAEQKGNRDFLADVMGRHDFDPFHMEWWHFTLRGEPFPDTYFDFPIR
- a CDS encoding LysR family transcriptional regulator is translated as MDWDKLKVFHVAAEAGSFTHAGETLGLSQSAVSRQVSALEQELKVPLFHRHARGLILTEQGELLYRTAHEVFLKLESARAQLTDSREKPNGELRVTTTVGLGTHWLTARVGEFVELYPDIRIQLILTDEELDLAMREADVAIRMRQPVQPDLVQRKLFTVHFHAYASADYIKRHGHPRGVDELDKHRILLLGGPIPSYFQGLNWLEHAGRDGGAPRVPAFEVNSVLGLRRAVERGVGIGTLPDYLTDDASSLVQLFTDRETPKLEAYFTYAQEMRSVARIQVFRDFLISKAQRWNY
- the trxB gene encoding thioredoxin-disulfide reductase, translated to MPAQHVKVVIIGSGPAGYTAAIYAARAMLEPVLIEGIQPGGQLTITTDVENYPGFADVIQGPWLMDQMRAQAEHVGTRIVSDHVNALDLSRRPFRLTTDSGQVYVAETVILCTGAQARWLGLPSEETFRGGGVSACATCDGFFYRGKHVVVVGGGNTAVEEALFLTNFASRVTLVHRRDKLRSERILQDRLFANPKVSLVWHAEVAEILGEAEPPRVTGVRLRDVRTGALSELPTDGVFVAIGHAPATSLVEGQVQLKSNGYVWTEPDSTATSVPGLFAAGDVADDVFRQAVTAAGRGCMAALEVERFLAAQEVQAAAE
- a CDS encoding tetratricopeptide repeat protein; translated protein: MGWLDRLLGRKSADTKPDDKPVDLTDQDAAMARALEAARTGDYDTALDVWEKLARMGNARAANNIGACFSEGYGIEKDMELARRWLAASAQAGDPVGQRNLATLYFKGEGVPQDYAHAAELYRSAAVQGDGPAQDMLSWMLLEGEVMPTDPREARRWALAAAEQGIATAMTRLGMMAHNALATTRDPMEAARWWRMGAERGDADGQAMLGAAYHLGAGVPRDPVAAYEWLLRAEAAGSGLAAPFLEPVRGALTAEGAAEAVRRAKQPLPAPQVETAGA
- the greA gene encoding transcription elongation factor GreA, whose product is MEKIPMTGHGYVALENELRHRQQVERPRIINAISEARAHGDLSENAEYHAAKEQQSLNEGRIAELEDKLSRAEVIDVSKLSGDTVKFGATVTLVDEDTEEEKVWQIVGDSEADAKAGRISISSPVARALIGKSKGASVEVVTPKGPRSFEIVSVRWV